The Candidatus Polarisedimenticolia bacterium DNA window ATCCTCACCACCAAGGTCGCATTCGGTACCGCCTCGGGACTCACCGACCGTTTCACGGGCCTGAAGAAAGAACTCGGCGTGAACGGCGTCGCGGTCGAGCTCAACCCCGGGGGACTCCTGTCGCCGGCGCAGGAGATGCGGAGCCTGAAGATCCTCACCCACGAGGTGATGCCGGCGTTCAAGTGATACGATGACGCGCGAACCCATTCTTCAAGGAGGGCCTCCATGGCCGAAGGCAAGGTCCACGTCGAGATCGTCTACTGCGTCTCCTGAGGCTACTTCCCCGTGGCCGTCAGTGTGGCGGCTGAACTGTCCTCGATCAACTATCGCGAAACGGCGATCACGCTGACCCCGGCCGAGAAGGGCCGGTTCGAGGTGTACCTGGACGGCAAGAAGGTCTACGACCGGAAGGAAGAGGGAGCCGTGGATTTCCTGCCGGCGCTCAAGGAGATCCACAAGATCCGGGAGACCATCCGTCAGGTCTTCGCCGAGGAGCCGGCG harbors:
- a CDS encoding Rdx family protein, with the translated sequence MAVSVAAELSSINYRETAITLTPAEKGRFEVYLDGKKVYDRKEEGAVDFLPALKEIHKIRETIRQVFAEEPA